A single genomic interval of Trichosurus vulpecula isolate mTriVul1 chromosome 6, mTriVul1.pri, whole genome shotgun sequence harbors:
- the LOC118853738 gene encoding short transmembrane mitochondrial protein 1-like → MIQFLLGFTLGNVVGMYLAQNYDIPNLAEKLKEIKKDVDAKKKPPSS, encoded by the coding sequence ATGATTCAGTTTTTGCTAGGATTTACACTTGGCAATGTGGTTGGGATGTATCTGGCTCAGAACTATGACATTCCAAACTTGGCCGAAaagctcaaagagattaaaaaagatgTAGATGCCAAGAAGAAACCTCCTAGCTCTTAA